One segment of Micromonospora parathelypteridis DNA contains the following:
- a CDS encoding flavodoxin, protein MDARSTYPRRALLRGVLLGTAATASGPVLSACADSPQAAPSPAPTSANSASRSAPASSSSSGSRVLLAYFSRAGENYFNGGRRRLTVGNTEVVAGMISRLIGCDVHRIEAADPYPDDYEPTVARNVREQNANARPAIANPLDSIDRYDTILLGSPIWNVRAPMIMTTFVQDLTFTGKTVHPLTTHAMSGLGTTERDYAATCRGATPAEGLAVRGEEVANAEPDLTAWLRRIGLLTR, encoded by the coding sequence ATGGATGCGAGGAGCACGTACCCCCGCCGCGCGCTGCTGCGAGGCGTCCTTCTCGGCACTGCCGCGACGGCGTCCGGTCCGGTGCTGAGCGCCTGCGCCGATTCACCACAGGCTGCTCCGTCGCCGGCGCCGACCTCGGCCAACAGCGCGTCGCGCAGCGCTCCGGCCTCCTCCTCGTCGTCGGGCAGCAGGGTGCTGCTGGCCTATTTCTCCCGCGCCGGGGAAAACTACTTCAACGGCGGCCGCCGCCGCTTGACCGTCGGCAACACCGAGGTCGTCGCGGGCATGATCAGCCGGCTCATCGGATGCGACGTACACCGCATCGAGGCCGCCGACCCCTACCCCGACGACTACGAGCCGACCGTCGCCCGCAACGTGCGGGAACAGAACGCCAACGCCCGTCCGGCCATCGCCAATCCACTCGACTCGATCGACCGCTACGACACGATCCTGCTCGGCAGCCCGATCTGGAACGTCCGGGCACCGATGATCATGACAACGTTCGTCCAGGACCTGACCTTCACCGGCAAGACGGTCCACCCGCTCACCACACACGCGATGAGCGGACTGGGAACCACCGAACGCGACTACGCCGCCACCTGTCGGGGTGCGACTCCCGCCGAGGGCTTGGCCGTGCGCGGCGAGGAGGTCGCCAACGCCGAACCTGACCTCACGGCCTGGCTGCGCCGCATCGGCCTGCTCACCCGCTGA
- a CDS encoding aldo/keto reductase, whose amino-acid sequence MSDNNSSRRRFLVGAAALAATPTVAGLAGPAPASAAGRDGTVGKVTTLTSRRRLGRLKVSSIGLGCQTMTGRLYGPVSSREDMIRIIRTAVDQGITLFDTAEAYGPFESERIVGEALRRVRDRVVIASKFGWNIDPDTGQQLPGLNSRPEHIKRAVDGMLGRLRTDHIDLLYQHRVDPAVPIEDVAGAVKDLIRAGKVRHWGLSEPGPLTVRRAHSVQPLAAIQNEYNLMWRGAEQQILPLCEELGIGLVCWAPLAYGFTTGTINPYTRFAQGDFRAFVPRNSPENMTANMPLVQLLSQWAVRKGATPGQLSLAWLQAQKPWIVPIPSATRTSHLLENIGTEEVTFTPDELREFTAALDAVQIHGERLPAGVLALSGIEAPLPR is encoded by the coding sequence ATGTCTGACAACAACAGCAGCCGTCGCCGGTTTCTGGTGGGTGCGGCCGCCCTAGCCGCAACTCCCACAGTGGCCGGCCTCGCCGGTCCCGCTCCCGCGTCGGCCGCCGGCCGTGACGGCACGGTTGGAAAGGTCACCACGCTGACCAGCCGCCGCCGGCTGGGCCGCCTCAAGGTCTCGAGCATCGGGCTGGGTTGCCAGACCATGACCGGGAGGCTGTATGGGCCGGTCAGCAGCCGCGAGGACATGATCAGGATCATTCGGACGGCCGTTGACCAGGGCATCACCCTGTTCGACACAGCCGAGGCGTACGGGCCGTTCGAGTCCGAGCGCATCGTCGGTGAGGCCCTGCGGCGGGTGCGGGACCGGGTGGTGATCGCGTCGAAATTCGGCTGGAACATCGACCCGGACACCGGCCAGCAACTCCCGGGTCTGAACAGCCGCCCGGAGCACATCAAGCGCGCCGTCGACGGCATGCTCGGACGCCTGAGGACCGACCACATCGACCTGCTGTACCAGCACCGCGTGGACCCCGCGGTGCCGATCGAGGACGTGGCCGGGGCGGTCAAGGACCTGATCAGGGCCGGGAAGGTGCGGCACTGGGGGTTGTCCGAGCCGGGCCCGCTGACAGTACGCCGTGCGCACTCGGTGCAGCCGCTGGCGGCGATCCAGAACGAGTACAACCTGATGTGGCGCGGCGCCGAGCAGCAGATCCTGCCCCTGTGTGAAGAGTTGGGGATCGGATTGGTGTGTTGGGCCCCCCTGGCCTACGGCTTCACCACCGGCACGATCAACCCGTACACCCGTTTCGCCCAAGGGGACTTCCGTGCGTTCGTGCCGCGCAACTCGCCGGAGAACATGACCGCCAACATGCCCCTGGTGCAACTGCTGTCGCAGTGGGCCGTCCGCAAGGGCGCGACGCCCGGACAGTTGTCGCTGGCCTGGCTGCAGGCGCAGAAGCCGTGGATCGTGCCGATCCCGAGCGCCACCCGCACCTCGCACCTGCTGGAGAACATCGGCACCGAAGAGGTCACCTTCACCCCCGACGAGCTGCGCGAGTTCACCGCCGCGCTCGACGCGGTCCAGATCCACGGCGAGCGGTTGCCAGCGGGAGTGCTCGCACTGTCGGGCATCGAGGCGCCCCTGCCGCGCTGA
- a CDS encoding alpha/beta hydrolase: MSVSTTARRITGPHGEIPLRVYAPTAGELSTSPRRGLVWAHGGGFAGGDLDMPENDWVARQLARRGLVVVTVDYRLSPLPDGESTGVPEVRRFPYPVASEEVTAAFTWATTSDPAVPATSWALGGASAGGNLAAGAALRLRDTGGPLPGALVLAYPVLHAALPPVPPELVAKVRALPPPFNFGAEQIAEMNLAYVQKPDALAEAYAFPGGHDLSGLPPVFILNCDSDSLRASGQQFGAELAAAGVEVVVMREPGTRHGHLNDPDDPAASRSIIRIADWLTRFSLLSPSRQ, translated from the coding sequence GTGAGTGTTTCAACGACGGCACGAAGAATTACCGGCCCGCACGGTGAGATACCGCTGCGCGTCTACGCACCTACGGCAGGCGAGCTGTCAACCAGTCCTCGACGGGGTCTGGTGTGGGCGCACGGGGGCGGCTTCGCCGGAGGCGACCTCGACATGCCTGAGAACGACTGGGTCGCTCGACAGCTCGCGCGACGGGGACTCGTGGTCGTCACGGTGGACTACCGGCTCTCGCCGCTACCGGACGGCGAGAGCACCGGGGTGCCGGAGGTGCGGCGTTTCCCTTACCCGGTCGCGTCCGAAGAGGTGACCGCGGCCTTCACCTGGGCCACGACCTCCGACCCCGCTGTCCCCGCCACCAGTTGGGCCCTCGGTGGTGCCAGCGCGGGCGGCAACCTGGCCGCTGGCGCGGCGCTGCGCCTGCGTGACACCGGCGGCCCACTTCCCGGTGCGTTGGTGCTGGCGTACCCAGTGCTTCACGCCGCATTGCCGCCGGTGCCGCCGGAGCTGGTCGCCAAAGTGCGAGCCCTACCGCCACCATTCAACTTCGGAGCCGAGCAGATCGCGGAGATGAATCTGGCCTATGTGCAGAAGCCGGACGCCTTGGCCGAAGCCTACGCGTTTCCCGGCGGCCATGACCTGTCCGGGCTTCCGCCGGTCTTCATCCTGAACTGCGACTCCGACAGCCTTCGGGCGTCCGGACAGCAGTTCGGCGCCGAACTCGCTGCCGCGGGCGTCGAAGTCGTCGTGATGCGTGAGCCCGGCACCCGGCACGGCCACCTCAACGATCCGGACGATCCGGCGGCGTCGCGCAGCATCATCCGGATCGCGGACTGGCTGACCCGATTCAGCCTTCTCAGTCCGTCCCGGCAATAG
- a CDS encoding LacI family DNA-binding transcriptional regulator — MHPSRRVTIIDVARHAGVSTTAVSKVMRNAYGASPEMQVKVRAAIEELGYRPSAAARGLRGQTYTIGVMLPEMRNPFFADILDGVTEHLDGTDYQVLMAACCNDEAGEVRITEAMIDRSMDGVILIAPISSRRHLQKVARAVPTVVVGRHGHSPDYDTVTDDDFAGAGLVVDHLVTLGHQRIAHIEHAERNPVRLKEMPNAQRADGYRHAMQAHGLGDHIDIVSTTYTQQGGYLGAQQLLARPQRPTAIFAGADIVAMGVLDALTEAGLSAPQDISVAGYDDTMFAAFGPISLTTVDQAGHQMGVNAVRLLLDRVAIRGRPTAQIKLFPTLVTRRTTAPIVSP; from the coding sequence ATGCACCCATCCCGCCGCGTCACGATCATCGACGTCGCCCGGCACGCCGGGGTGTCCACCACTGCCGTCTCCAAGGTCATGCGCAACGCGTACGGCGCCAGCCCAGAGATGCAGGTCAAGGTCCGCGCCGCCATTGAGGAGCTCGGCTACCGGCCCTCGGCCGCAGCCCGGGGCCTGCGCGGGCAGACCTACACGATCGGCGTGATGCTGCCCGAGATGCGCAACCCGTTCTTCGCCGACATCCTCGACGGCGTCACCGAACACCTCGACGGCACCGACTACCAGGTGCTCATGGCCGCCTGCTGCAACGACGAGGCGGGCGAAGTTCGGATCACCGAGGCAATGATCGACCGGAGCATGGACGGCGTCATCCTCATCGCCCCGATCTCCTCACGCCGCCACCTACAAAAGGTCGCCCGCGCCGTGCCCACGGTGGTGGTCGGCCGGCACGGGCACTCCCCCGACTACGACACCGTCACCGACGACGACTTCGCCGGCGCCGGGCTCGTCGTCGACCACCTCGTCACGCTCGGCCACCAGCGCATCGCCCACATCGAACACGCCGAAAGAAATCCCGTACGCCTCAAGGAGATGCCGAACGCCCAACGCGCGGACGGCTACCGCCACGCCATGCAGGCCCACGGACTCGGCGACCACATCGACATCGTCTCTACGACCTACACCCAGCAAGGCGGCTACCTCGGAGCCCAGCAGCTCCTGGCCCGCCCGCAGCGCCCGACCGCCATCTTCGCCGGCGCCGACATCGTCGCCATGGGGGTGCTCGACGCCCTCACCGAGGCCGGACTGTCCGCGCCCCAGGACATCTCCGTCGCCGGGTACGACGACACCATGTTCGCCGCCTTCGGTCCCATCTCCCTGACCACCGTCGACCAGGCCGGACACCAGATGGGTGTCAACGCGGTCCGACTGCTGCTCGATCGCGTCGCCATCCGAGGCAGGCCGACCGCCCAGATCAAGCTCTTCCCCACCCTGGTCACTCGGCGCACCACCGCCCCGATCGTCTCCCCTTGA
- a CDS encoding carbohydrate ABC transporter permease → MTADLKVRPPGRAVSAQPPRRRSRVAPPWWFILPALMLFAFVVLVPSARGVYYAFTDWDGLDPDFAFIGLRNFIDMLDDGDALQAVWHTLLVAVAITFIQNGIGLLLALGVNSMIKTRNFLRVLLFAPAVITPIVTAYLWRNLLGPDGAVNSLLGTVGLDGWQQDWLGDPDLALWMVVLVVVWQFSGYSMVIFLAGLQSIPREIYEAAAIDGTAAVRRFWSIVRPLLAPAITINLMLSIIGGIKLFDQVYALTGGGPGHATDTISTLIYKDAFTLGDFGYSIALAVVLTVIVAVVSAGQFAVLNRNEKAAS, encoded by the coding sequence GTGACAGCTGATCTTAAGGTTCGCCCTCCCGGCCGGGCCGTTTCCGCCCAGCCGCCACGGCGGCGTAGCCGGGTCGCGCCGCCGTGGTGGTTCATCTTGCCGGCGCTTATGCTCTTCGCGTTCGTGGTGCTGGTGCCCAGTGCCCGCGGCGTCTACTACGCCTTCACCGACTGGGACGGCCTCGACCCGGACTTCGCGTTCATCGGCCTGCGCAACTTCATCGACATGCTCGACGACGGTGATGCGTTGCAGGCGGTGTGGCACACGCTGCTGGTCGCGGTGGCCATCACGTTCATCCAGAACGGGATCGGCCTGCTGCTCGCCCTCGGTGTCAACAGCATGATCAAGACGAGGAATTTCCTGCGGGTGCTGCTGTTCGCCCCCGCGGTGATCACGCCGATCGTCACCGCCTACCTGTGGCGTAACTTGCTCGGCCCCGACGGCGCGGTCAACAGCCTGCTCGGCACGGTCGGACTGGACGGTTGGCAGCAGGACTGGCTCGGCGACCCGGACCTCGCGCTCTGGATGGTCGTTCTCGTCGTGGTGTGGCAGTTCTCGGGCTACTCGATGGTCATCTTCCTGGCCGGGCTGCAGTCGATTCCCCGTGAGATCTACGAGGCCGCCGCGATCGACGGCACCGCCGCCGTGCGCCGCTTCTGGTCGATCGTCCGGCCCCTCCTGGCGCCCGCCATCACCATCAATCTGATGCTGTCGATCATCGGCGGGATCAAGCTGTTCGACCAGGTCTACGCGCTCACCGGTGGTGGTCCGGGGCACGCCACCGACACCATCTCGACGTTGATCTACAAAGACGCCTTCACCCTCGGCGATTTCGGCTACAGCATCGCCCTCGCCGTCGTGCTCACCGTCATCGTCGCGGTCGTCTCTGCCGGTCAGTTCGCCGTGCTCAACCGCAACGAGAAGGCGGCGTCATGA
- a CDS encoding carbohydrate ABC transporter permease, which yields MNRYTKRTFVLEMVMVAVGIVFAFPVYVLVNLAIRQPSDTSSPIRPTTSPTFDNFTGAWREAGLGGALINSVLVTTVSVLIVLAVSALAAYPLARSTARWSRGTFLLIMLGLILPFQLASLPLYQTVRDLGLLGSVWSLVLFYAGLQVPFTTFLYVGFLRALPRDFEDAAAIDGASPFKTFRYVVLPMLKPITVTALVLNAVAVWNDFFTPLLYLSGSDQQTVPVAVAGFVGQFVSDWNLIFAALLISIVPVLAVYLALQRSIINGFAGGLKG from the coding sequence ATGAACCGCTACACGAAACGTACGTTCGTCCTCGAGATGGTGATGGTCGCTGTCGGCATCGTTTTCGCCTTCCCGGTGTACGTGCTGGTCAATTTGGCGATCCGGCAACCCTCGGACACGTCGTCGCCGATCCGCCCGACGACGTCGCCGACGTTCGACAACTTCACCGGCGCGTGGCGCGAGGCCGGTCTCGGCGGCGCATTGATCAACAGTGTGCTGGTCACCACCGTCAGCGTGCTCATCGTGCTGGCCGTGTCGGCCCTCGCCGCGTACCCGCTGGCGAGGAGCACGGCCCGCTGGTCACGCGGCACCTTTCTGCTGATCATGCTGGGTCTGATCCTGCCGTTCCAGCTGGCGTCGCTGCCGCTCTACCAGACGGTCCGGGACCTTGGACTGCTCGGCTCGGTCTGGTCGCTCGTGCTCTTCTACGCCGGCCTCCAGGTGCCGTTCACGACCTTCCTGTACGTAGGTTTCCTGCGCGCCTTGCCCCGCGACTTCGAGGATGCCGCCGCGATCGACGGAGCCAGCCCCTTCAAGACGTTCCGTTACGTCGTGCTGCCCATGCTCAAGCCGATCACGGTCACCGCGCTGGTGCTCAACGCCGTGGCAGTGTGGAACGACTTCTTCACGCCGCTGCTCTACCTAAGTGGCAGCGACCAGCAGACCGTTCCGGTGGCCGTCGCGGGCTTCGTCGGTCAGTTCGTCTCGGACTGGAACCTCATCTTTGCCGCCCTGCTGATCAGCATCGTGCCGGTGCTGGCGGTCTACCTCGCGCTGCAGCGCAGCATCATCAACGGCTTCGCGGGAGGGCTGAAGGGATGA
- a CDS encoding alpha-L-rhamnosidase produces the protein MTPYGLTTEQLTEPLGLGETRPRLSWKLRSDRRGAAQTAFRITAALRGRDLDEPGRLIWDSGRRMSDDTLLVAWDGPALQSATRYHWRVETWDEFGAASGAAQTWFETGLLHRDDWSAVWIGRDPVNLPLVDPPTDEERSFPDPAAAPLYLRQSFDISAQPVRARLYATARGVYEPSLNGQRVGELELAPGWTEYHRRLQYQTYDVIEQVHVGTNVLAAIVADGWWSGHVGFDPSQPARHYGVTPAYLAQLVLDFADGSRQVIVTDRGWGERPGPIRAADLLMGQFVDARRSSWDGDGFQLVAVLDTEPGPLVAEPDDPIRITAELPATIVDHREDRVIVDFGQNLVGRVRLRVRGAEPGRRIVLRHAEVLADGELYLDNLRRAAATDTYVTAGGDEVFEPQFTFHGFRYAEISGYPAELDPDDVIARVLHNDTAFTGTFTCSDPMVEQLQANIVWGQRGNSVAVPTDCPQRDERLGWLADAQVFAPTATRNADVSAFFARWLRDVVDGQNADGAFRDVAPIMVLDREGAPAWGDAGVIIPWLLWRTYGDRRTLERSFDAMAAWVEHIRRHNPDLLWRHRTGNSYGDWLQVDAETPRDVLSTAYFAHSTRIVADAADVLGRPEAGEYRALHDKIRSAFVDAYVGHDGTVEGGTQTAYLLALGFDLLPEELRTAAADHLAADVEKRGNRLTTGFVGVPLLCPVLTEHGREDLAYALLHQQEFPSWGYSIRHGATTIWERWDGWTEHGGFQSAAMNSFNHYSLGSVGDWLFGRVAGIDQAPGSVAYKELLLRPTPGGTLTWARAAQQTARGLVCCGWDLDGGQLTVEVAVPPGSTAVLEIPTPDPGSVRHDDAPVTAVPSARGATLRLTSGRYTFTATSY, from the coding sequence ATGACTCCGTACGGCTTGACGACCGAACAGCTCACCGAGCCGCTCGGGCTGGGCGAAACCCGCCCGCGCCTCTCCTGGAAACTGCGCAGCGACCGTCGTGGCGCCGCTCAGACCGCGTTCCGGATCACCGCCGCCCTGCGGGGGCGAGACCTGGACGAGCCCGGTCGGCTGATCTGGGACAGCGGGCGTCGAATGAGCGACGACACGCTGCTCGTCGCCTGGGACGGCCCTGCCTTGCAGTCGGCCACCCGCTACCACTGGCGCGTCGAGACCTGGGACGAGTTCGGCGCGGCGTCCGGTGCCGCACAGACCTGGTTCGAGACCGGACTGCTGCATCGCGACGACTGGAGCGCCGTGTGGATCGGCCGCGACCCGGTCAACCTGCCGTTGGTCGACCCGCCCACCGACGAGGAACGATCCTTCCCCGATCCCGCCGCAGCGCCCCTGTACCTACGGCAATCGTTCGACATCTCGGCGCAGCCGGTCCGGGCCCGCCTGTACGCCACCGCGCGCGGCGTCTACGAGCCCAGCCTCAACGGGCAGCGGGTCGGCGAACTCGAGCTCGCTCCGGGCTGGACCGAATATCACCGTCGTCTGCAATACCAGACGTACGACGTCATCGAGCAGGTGCACGTCGGGACCAACGTCCTGGCCGCGATCGTCGCCGATGGATGGTGGAGCGGCCACGTCGGCTTCGACCCGAGCCAACCCGCCCGGCACTACGGCGTCACGCCAGCCTACCTGGCTCAACTCGTCCTGGACTTCGCCGACGGGTCCCGGCAGGTGATCGTGACCGACCGCGGCTGGGGCGAGCGGCCGGGTCCGATCCGCGCGGCCGACCTGCTGATGGGACAGTTCGTCGACGCCCGCCGGTCCTCGTGGGATGGCGACGGTTTCCAACTCGTCGCCGTGCTCGACACGGAGCCCGGCCCACTGGTCGCCGAACCCGACGATCCGATACGCATCACCGCCGAACTACCCGCGACGATCGTGGACCACCGCGAGGACCGCGTCATCGTCGACTTCGGCCAGAATCTGGTCGGTCGCGTGCGGCTGCGCGTCCGCGGTGCCGAGCCGGGCCGGCGGATCGTGCTGCGCCACGCCGAGGTCCTCGCCGACGGCGAGCTCTACCTCGACAATCTGCGCCGAGCCGCGGCCACCGACACGTACGTCACCGCCGGCGGCGACGAGGTGTTCGAGCCCCAGTTCACCTTTCATGGCTTCCGCTATGCCGAGATCAGCGGCTATCCCGCTGAGCTGGACCCAGACGACGTGATTGCCCGGGTGCTGCACAACGACACCGCATTCACCGGGACGTTCACCTGCTCCGACCCGATGGTCGAGCAGTTGCAGGCCAACATCGTGTGGGGGCAGCGGGGCAACTCCGTCGCGGTGCCCACCGACTGCCCGCAGCGCGACGAGCGGCTCGGCTGGCTAGCCGACGCCCAGGTCTTCGCGCCTACCGCGACCCGCAACGCCGACGTGTCCGCGTTCTTCGCCCGCTGGCTGCGCGACGTGGTCGACGGGCAGAACGCCGACGGCGCCTTCCGGGACGTCGCACCGATCATGGTGCTCGACCGCGAAGGCGCCCCGGCCTGGGGTGACGCCGGCGTCATCATTCCCTGGCTGCTGTGGCGCACCTACGGCGACCGGCGCACGCTCGAGCGCAGCTTCGACGCGATGGCCGCCTGGGTCGAGCACATCCGGCGACACAACCCCGACTTGCTGTGGCGGCACCGCACCGGCAACTCGTACGGTGACTGGCTGCAGGTCGACGCCGAAACCCCGCGCGACGTCCTGTCCACCGCCTACTTCGCCCACAGCACCCGGATCGTCGCCGACGCCGCGGATGTGCTCGGGCGGCCCGAGGCGGGCGAGTACCGGGCCTTGCACGACAAGATCCGCTCAGCTTTCGTCGACGCGTACGTCGGCCACGACGGCACCGTCGAAGGCGGCACCCAGACCGCATACCTGTTGGCCCTGGGTTTCGATCTGCTGCCGGAAGAGCTGAGAACCGCGGCGGCCGATCACCTGGCGGCCGACGTGGAGAAGCGTGGAAACCGGCTCACCACCGGGTTCGTCGGGGTGCCGCTGCTGTGCCCGGTGCTGACCGAGCACGGCCGCGAGGACCTCGCCTACGCGTTGCTGCACCAGCAGGAGTTCCCGTCCTGGGGCTACTCCATCCGGCACGGCGCCACCACGATCTGGGAACGCTGGGACGGCTGGACCGAGCACGGCGGGTTCCAGTCCGCCGCGATGAACTCCTTCAACCACTACAGCCTCGGCAGCGTCGGCGACTGGCTCTTCGGCCGCGTCGCGGGCATCGACCAAGCACCCGGCTCGGTCGCCTACAAAGAGCTCCTGCTGCGGCCCACACCCGGCGGCACGCTCACCTGGGCCCGCGCCGCGCAGCAGACCGCCCGTGGGCTGGTCTGTTGCGGTTGGGACCTCGACGGTGGCCAGCTCACCGTCGAGGTCGCGGTGCCGCCCGGCAGCACCGCCGTCCTCGAGATTCCCACCCCCGACCCGGGCAGCGTCCGTCACGACGACGCTCCCGTCACGGCCGTGCCGTCCGCCCGCGGGGCCACCCTGCGCCTGACGTCCGGCCGGTACACGTTCACCGCCACCTCTTATTGA
- a CDS encoding extracellular solute-binding protein, whose product MKTRRFAALVSALTAVTLAAACSSGTNAGGDDKNTLTLASVDQGSIEDVVKAFEAANPGVKVNFTTSGADQYQAQIRTQLSSGTAPDVMTVWPGNGNPGATYVLSKPGYLLDLSDQPWAAKLPDSFKQVAQYEGKTYNALFGLNGIGAVYNDEALSKSGLKAPTTWTDLMSFCRDAAGKGTPAYALGIQDNWVTQLVLYALAATVVFGQDKDFNTKLAAGQTTFAGSAWTQAMAKYTEMDKAGCFQKNPLGTSYEASQTLAATGKTLGIIQGNWIITLLKGKNPNGKFTMTALPATDNAATFLMPAAAGAGYGVNAKAKNKELALKFITYVMSPEGMKLFNEKQGSLPTLPDAGTTVDPGLKQLTTFVGENKTVPFMDQLWPNAKVQQTMLSGLQEVFSNQATADDVLKDMDTEYKKGE is encoded by the coding sequence ATGAAGACTCGTAGATTTGCGGCACTGGTCTCCGCCTTGACAGCGGTCACTCTGGCCGCAGCGTGCAGCAGCGGCACCAACGCCGGCGGCGACGACAAGAACACGTTGACGCTCGCCTCGGTCGACCAGGGCTCCATCGAGGACGTCGTCAAGGCGTTCGAGGCCGCCAACCCCGGCGTGAAGGTCAACTTCACGACCAGCGGCGCCGACCAGTACCAGGCCCAAATCCGTACCCAACTGTCCTCCGGCACGGCGCCCGACGTGATGACCGTGTGGCCCGGCAACGGCAACCCCGGTGCGACGTACGTCTTGTCCAAGCCCGGCTATCTGCTTGATTTGTCCGACCAACCGTGGGCGGCGAAACTGCCCGACTCGTTCAAGCAGGTCGCGCAGTACGAGGGCAAGACCTACAACGCTCTGTTCGGGCTCAACGGCATCGGCGCGGTCTACAACGACGAAGCCCTGAGTAAGTCGGGCCTGAAGGCGCCGACCACCTGGACGGATCTGATGAGCTTCTGCCGCGACGCCGCCGGCAAGGGCACCCCCGCCTATGCGCTGGGCATCCAGGACAACTGGGTCACCCAGCTCGTGCTCTACGCCCTCGCCGCCACCGTCGTCTTCGGCCAGGACAAGGACTTCAACACCAAACTCGCGGCGGGGCAGACCACGTTCGCAGGCTCCGCCTGGACCCAGGCGATGGCCAAGTACACCGAGATGGACAAGGCCGGCTGCTTCCAGAAGAACCCTCTGGGCACCAGCTACGAGGCCAGCCAGACCCTGGCCGCGACCGGCAAGACGCTCGGCATCATCCAGGGCAACTGGATCATCACCCTGCTCAAGGGTAAGAACCCGAACGGCAAGTTCACGATGACCGCGCTTCCGGCCACCGACAACGCCGCCACCTTCCTCATGCCAGCCGCCGCGGGCGCGGGCTACGGCGTCAACGCCAAGGCCAAGAACAAGGAGTTGGCGCTCAAATTCATCACCTACGTCATGTCGCCCGAGGGCATGAAGCTGTTCAACGAGAAGCAGGGCAGCCTGCCGACCCTGCCCGACGCCGGCACCACCGTCGACCCCGGACTCAAGCAACTGACCACCTTCGTCGGGGAAAACAAGACCGTGCCGTTCATGGACCAGCTGTGGCCCAACGCCAAGGTGCAGCAAACCATGCTCAGTGGCCTGCAGGAGGTCTTCAGCAACCAGGCCACGGCGGATGACGTGCTCAAGGACATGGACACCGAATACAAGAAGGGCGAGTAG
- a CDS encoding glycoside hydrolase family 1 protein: MTDFPDDFLWGSATAAHQVEGGNTNNDWWDFEHDPASAAVESSGDGIDHFHRYFEDFALLSSLDHNAHRLSLEWSRIEPAPGEFSQAAIAHYRRVLTALRDEGLTAFVTLHHFTLPRWFAARGGWLAPDAAATFARYSARIAAELGELMPYVCTINEPQMVALHGYLEGYHPPGIANPVLWRRVGGALLGAHFDCVRAVRKEADSLTGLALQLPLLAPARDDEACHTLHELMQHEIVDRYLDGLTGPDRGDWLGVQYYRKQWVDPSSPTWFGVPPEGTPTTQMGWAVHPDGLRQMLHRAARTGLPLYVTENGIATTDDSERVAYLHSHLAAVAQALAEGVDVRGYLHWSAFDNFEWSEGYRPKFGLIAVDRDNGFTRHPKPSAHAFARVASTSGLDLELLR; the protein is encoded by the coding sequence GTGACCGACTTCCCGGATGACTTCCTCTGGGGCAGCGCCACCGCAGCCCACCAGGTCGAAGGCGGCAACACCAACAACGACTGGTGGGACTTCGAGCACGACCCGGCCAGTGCGGCCGTCGAGTCCTCCGGCGATGGCATCGATCACTTCCACCGCTACTTCGAGGACTTCGCCCTGCTGTCCTCGCTCGACCACAATGCCCACCGCCTTTCGCTGGAATGGTCGCGCATCGAACCGGCGCCCGGTGAGTTCAGCCAGGCCGCCATCGCCCACTACCGGCGGGTCCTCACCGCCCTGCGCGACGAAGGTCTGACCGCCTTCGTCACGCTGCACCACTTCACGTTGCCGCGCTGGTTCGCGGCCCGCGGCGGCTGGCTCGCCCCGGACGCCGCCGCGACGTTCGCCCGCTACAGTGCCCGCATCGCCGCCGAGTTGGGCGAACTGATGCCGTACGTCTGCACCATCAACGAACCGCAGATGGTTGCCCTGCACGGCTACCTTGAGGGCTACCACCCACCTGGCATCGCCAACCCCGTCCTCTGGAGACGGGTCGGCGGAGCGCTGCTCGGCGCCCACTTCGACTGCGTGCGGGCCGTCCGCAAGGAGGCCGACAGCCTCACCGGCCTGGCGCTGCAGTTGCCGCTGCTCGCCCCGGCCCGCGACGACGAGGCCTGCCACACGCTCCACGAGCTGATGCAGCACGAGATCGTCGACCGCTATCTCGACGGGCTCACCGGACCGGACCGCGGCGACTGGCTCGGCGTGCAGTACTACCGCAAGCAGTGGGTCGACCCGTCCTCACCCACCTGGTTCGGCGTGCCACCCGAGGGCACGCCGACGACGCAGATGGGCTGGGCCGTGCACCCCGATGGTCTGCGCCAGATGTTGCACCGAGCCGCCCGCACCGGCCTGCCGCTGTACGTGACCGAGAACGGCATCGCCACCACCGACGACTCCGAACGCGTCGCCTACCTGCACAGCCACCTCGCCGCAGTCGCGCAAGCCCTGGCCGAAGGCGTCGATGTGCGCGGCTACCTGCACTGGTCGGCCTTCGACAACTTCGAGTGGAGCGAAGGCTACCGGCCCAAGTTCGGGCTGATCGCCGTCGACCGGGACAACGGCTTCACCCGCCACCCCAAGCCCAGCGCCCATGCCTTCGCCCGCGTCGCCAGCACCAGCGGGCTCGACCTGGAGTTACTTCGATGA